The following coding sequences are from one Alosa alosa isolate M-15738 ecotype Scorff River chromosome 3, AALO_Geno_1.1, whole genome shotgun sequence window:
- the fkbp7 gene encoding peptidyl-prolyl cis-trans isomerase FKBP7 isoform X2 produces the protein MLTTMDTLRMEQSFTAAPVPPNATVIFEVELYSVARGPRSLEAFKEMDQDQDKSLTEEEIKQYLKTQDLKNTGKTKEETFYDGVVKDVFRRNDADKDGTLSVKEYNVFGHDEL, from the exons ATGCTCACTACGATGGATACCTTGAGGATGGAACAaagttttactgcag CCCCTGTTCCACCAAATGCGACAGTAATCTTTGAAGTGGAGCTCTACTCAGTGGCCCGAGGTCCACGTAGCTTGGAGGCCTTCAAAGAGATGGACCAAGACCAAGATAAGAGTCTTACCGAAGAGGAG ATTAAACAATACCTGAAGACACAAGATTTGAAAAACACCGGCAAAACTAAAGAAGAGACCTTCTATGATGGTGTCGTGAAAGATGTTTTTCGCAGGAATGATGCTGACAAAGACGGAACCCTATCTGTAAAAGAGTACAATGTCTTTGGACATGATGAACTTTAG